A DNA window from Acidimicrobiia bacterium contains the following coding sequences:
- a CDS encoding ABC transporter permease yields MWRVTLRGLRARWLRLTLTALAVVVGVAFVAGTLVLTDAIARLVHDQLSTFSRGQVAVRSAAAIDTGVGGDRSRIPAGTLEAILPVPEVAAAEGVVYGPAQLVAPDGEAVDAAIPLGISWGVDDELSVLSLVDGEQPRADGQVAIDASTAAGHGIDIGDTVDLLFFGPAESFEVVGLLDYAGSSSRAFSTVAAFDVPTAQRVLNGPDQYDLIAVQGTDGTDTETLRRSVAAALPPGLEAVTVEELGEESSATLTQSLAFVEVLLLVFAGVGLVVGAFVIHNTFAMLVGQRTRELGLLRAMGAGGRQVWSSVLGEALAVGAVASAAGVALGFGLAGLLATVLDTVGLDVPRGEAQLHARTVVVGMAVGIVVTLIAAAWPARRAARVAPVEAMHDETLTPDPPSLRNRTVFGVIVVLAGLLAVVVGVLDRSVVPVAPLDDPRISVPIGAGVALAGVLVLGPAIIGVLARLLGAPFTRWGGVEGELACRNTERQPRRASATAASLLIGTCLVTFVALLAGSANTSVAAAIDGGLRAEWVLSGPQFSGFSPEVVARVDGLDEVGAASGFRLGFVGLGSTTQALYSVDASRLPDLVDLDVVDGSLEALNGGGVLVHEQEADDFGIRAGDRILMTFPSGVEEIPVAGVFRNNGFTGNFVVNLLLSDAAYDVRFGEELDAFAYAVTAPGVSDTEARAAIEEVLSDFPNVELLTREEFKQDQHDQVNRVLALFYMLLALAVIVAVFGIVNTLLLSVHERRREIGLLRTVGMSRRQVGTMVRRESLLVAVIGAVTGIVTGVIVAWAVVSTLADDGIDRFALRPLLLFGLLVAAGVIGVAAGALPAHRAARADILDAIAEE; encoded by the coding sequence ATGTGGCGCGTGACGCTCCGGGGTCTTCGAGCGCGGTGGTTGCGGCTCACACTGACGGCGCTCGCCGTCGTCGTCGGCGTGGCGTTCGTGGCGGGGACGTTGGTACTCACCGACGCCATCGCCCGCCTCGTCCACGACCAGTTATCGACTTTCTCCCGCGGTCAGGTCGCCGTCCGGTCGGCTGCCGCCATCGACACGGGCGTCGGTGGGGACCGCTCCCGGATCCCCGCAGGGACACTCGAGGCCATCCTCCCGGTTCCCGAGGTCGCCGCCGCCGAGGGTGTCGTCTACGGCCCGGCGCAGCTCGTGGCGCCCGACGGCGAGGCAGTGGACGCCGCCATCCCCCTCGGGATCTCGTGGGGTGTCGACGACGAGCTGTCGGTCCTGTCACTGGTCGACGGTGAGCAGCCGCGGGCTGACGGTCAAGTGGCGATCGACGCGTCGACCGCCGCCGGTCACGGCATCGACATCGGCGACACCGTCGACCTTCTCTTCTTTGGGCCGGCCGAGTCCTTCGAGGTCGTGGGCCTGCTCGACTACGCGGGGTCGTCGAGCCGGGCGTTCTCCACGGTTGCGGCGTTCGATGTCCCCACGGCACAGCGGGTTCTCAACGGCCCGGACCAGTACGACCTCATCGCCGTTCAGGGAACCGACGGGACCGACACCGAGACGCTTCGTCGTTCCGTCGCCGCCGCCCTGCCCCCCGGGCTCGAGGCCGTGACGGTGGAGGAGCTCGGCGAGGAGTCGTCGGCGACCCTGACCCAGAGCCTCGCCTTCGTCGAGGTGCTCCTGCTCGTCTTCGCCGGCGTCGGCCTCGTGGTCGGGGCCTTCGTGATCCACAACACCTTTGCGATGCTCGTCGGGCAGCGTACCCGGGAGCTCGGGCTCCTGCGCGCCATGGGTGCCGGCGGCCGCCAGGTGTGGTCCTCGGTTCTCGGGGAGGCGCTGGCCGTGGGGGCCGTCGCCTCCGCGGCCGGTGTCGCGCTCGGGTTCGGCCTCGCCGGGCTCCTGGCGACGGTGCTCGACACCGTCGGCCTCGACGTTCCCCGCGGCGAGGCCCAGCTCCACGCCCGTACGGTCGTCGTCGGGATGGCTGTCGGGATCGTCGTGACGTTGATCGCTGCTGCGTGGCCGGCGCGCCGCGCCGCCCGGGTGGCGCCCGTCGAGGCCATGCACGACGAGACACTCACTCCCGACCCACCGTCGCTTCGTAATCGCACGGTCTTCGGCGTCATCGTTGTCCTCGCCGGGCTCCTCGCTGTTGTCGTCGGCGTGCTGGACCGCTCCGTCGTGCCCGTTGCCCCGCTCGACGATCCGCGGATCTCCGTGCCGATCGGCGCCGGTGTCGCCCTCGCCGGTGTGCTGGTGCTCGGCCCGGCGATCATCGGCGTTCTCGCCCGTCTCCTCGGAGCGCCGTTCACGCGCTGGGGCGGCGTCGAGGGTGAACTGGCGTGCCGCAACACCGAACGCCAGCCGCGCCGGGCGTCGGCGACCGCAGCGTCGCTACTCATCGGAACGTGCCTCGTGACCTTCGTCGCGCTGCTCGCCGGGTCGGCCAACACGTCGGTGGCCGCCGCCATCGACGGTGGCCTGCGGGCCGAGTGGGTGCTTTCGGGCCCGCAGTTCTCGGGGTTCAGTCCGGAGGTCGTCGCGCGTGTCGACGGGCTCGACGAGGTCGGAGCGGCGAGTGGCTTCCGCCTCGGATTCGTGGGGTTGGGCAGCACGACCCAGGCGCTCTACTCGGTCGACGCCTCCCGGCTTCCCGACCTGGTCGACCTCGACGTGGTCGACGGATCGCTCGAGGCTCTGAACGGGGGAGGGGTCCTGGTGCACGAGCAGGAGGCCGACGACTTCGGCATCCGGGCGGGCGACCGGATCCTGATGACGTTCCCGTCGGGCGTCGAGGAGATCCCGGTCGCCGGCGTGTTCCGGAACAACGGTTTCACCGGCAACTTCGTCGTGAACCTGCTCCTGAGCGACGCCGCCTACGACGTTCGCTTCGGCGAGGAACTCGATGCGTTCGCCTACGCGGTGACGGCTCCGGGAGTTTCCGACACCGAAGCACGTGCGGCCATCGAGGAAGTGTTGTCGGACTTCCCCAATGTCGAGTTGCTCACCCGTGAGGAGTTCAAGCAGGACCAGCACGACCAGGTGAACCGTGTGCTCGCCCTCTTCTACATGCTGTTGGCGCTGGCGGTGATCGTGGCGGTCTTCGGGATCGTCAACACCCTGCTGCTCAGCGTCCACGAGCGCCGCCGGGAGATCGGCCTGCTCCGGACCGTGGGGATGTCGCGGCGCCAGGTCGGGACCATGGTGCGCCGGGAGTCCCTCCTCGTCGCCGTGATCGGTGCCGTCACGGGGATCGTGACCGGTGTGATCGTGGCGTGGGCGGTGGTGTCCACCCTGGCCGACGACGGCATCGACCGGTTCGCGTTGCGGCCGCTTCTCCTGTTCGGCCTGCTCGTCGCCGCCGGTGTCATCGGTGTGGCCGCCGGCGCCCTGCCCGCCCACCGGGCCGCCCGCGCCGACATCCTCGACGCCATCGCCGAAGAGTAG
- a CDS encoding alpha/beta hydrolase, translating into MAPGPAPHDEFALLPDNAAEVGLTWRRPTVERISIDVGGGQQVSALRWGTDAPEIVLVHGGAQNAHTWDTVALALGRPLVAVDLPGHGHSDWRDDHDYSPRRNAEALETALPTLAPDARLVVGMSLGGLSCLALSARAPRIISRLVLVDVTPGTDRDKAEPVIAFIAGPERFDSFDDILARTMEYNPTRTESSLRRGILHNAYEDGDGTWVWRYDRTWSHDADSVAEAEGFAGQWGDVDSLTVPTMLVRGALSGVVGDEDVVEMKRRKPDVRIEVVEGAGHSVQGDKPLELAGLIESFLDD; encoded by the coding sequence ATGGCGCCGGGTCCTGCGCCCCACGACGAGTTCGCGCTGCTGCCCGACAACGCGGCCGAGGTGGGCCTCACCTGGAGGCGACCGACGGTCGAGCGCATCTCCATCGACGTCGGGGGTGGCCAGCAGGTCAGTGCCCTCCGCTGGGGGACGGACGCACCCGAGATCGTCCTCGTGCACGGGGGCGCCCAGAACGCCCACACGTGGGACACGGTGGCGCTCGCCCTCGGCCGCCCACTCGTGGCGGTCGATCTTCCCGGCCACGGCCACTCCGACTGGCGCGACGACCACGACTACTCGCCACGCCGGAACGCCGAGGCGTTGGAGACAGCCCTCCCGACGCTCGCCCCCGACGCCCGGCTCGTGGTCGGGATGTCGCTCGGCGGCCTCTCGTGCCTGGCGCTCAGCGCCCGGGCGCCGCGCATCATCTCACGCCTCGTGCTCGTCGACGTCACACCCGGCACCGACCGGGACAAGGCCGAGCCGGTGATCGCGTTCATCGCCGGACCGGAACGCTTCGACAGCTTCGACGACATCCTGGCCCGCACCATGGAGTACAACCCGACCCGCACCGAGTCGTCGCTACGGCGTGGGATACTCCACAACGCCTACGAGGACGGCGACGGCACCTGGGTCTGGCGCTACGACCGTACGTGGAGCCACGACGCCGACAGCGTCGCCGAGGCCGAGGGCTTCGCGGGCCAGTGGGGCGACGTCGACTCCCTCACTGTTCCGACGATGCTCGTGCGGGGAGCCCTCTCGGGGGTGGTCGGCGACGAAGACGTCGTGGAGATGAAGCGGCGCAAGCCCGATGTGCGAATCGAGGTCGTCGAGGGAGCGGGCCACTCCGTCCAGGGAGACAAACCCCTCGAGCTCGCCGGACTCATCGAGAGCTTCCTCGACGACTAA
- a CDS encoding glutamine amidotransferase produces MSASDAVSPDPAPTDLVLRIVVLYPELMDVYADRGNLMAVRARCRSLGVETEVTLLHVGDPMPDDADLVLIGGGQDREQRFVEGDLRSRSSAIRDWVEDDTAVLAVCGGFQLFGHSYRPAEGDEMVGVGVFDAVTVAPPPGAVRYVGDVLGTADGTDGREVVGFENHSGRTTLGAGAVPFARVSRGYGNNGEDGTEGVVYREAVGTYLHGPLLPKNPRLRDRLILAGLRHRYGADLEIEFPPDPMADRAHSGAAAVARRRGRKPGRSRNRSGRS; encoded by the coding sequence GTGAGCGCGTCCGACGCTGTGAGCCCGGACCCTGCACCGACAGACCTGGTCCTGCGAATCGTCGTTCTCTACCCCGAGCTGATGGATGTCTACGCCGACCGGGGCAACCTCATGGCCGTGCGGGCCCGCTGCCGCTCCCTGGGCGTGGAGACCGAGGTGACGCTGCTCCACGTCGGCGATCCTATGCCCGACGACGCCGATCTCGTTCTCATCGGCGGCGGCCAGGACCGCGAGCAGCGCTTCGTCGAGGGCGATCTCCGGTCACGGAGCTCGGCGATCCGCGACTGGGTCGAGGACGACACGGCCGTGCTGGCGGTGTGCGGGGGCTTCCAGCTCTTCGGTCACTCGTACCGCCCGGCCGAGGGTGACGAGATGGTGGGCGTCGGCGTCTTCGACGCCGTGACTGTGGCTCCCCCACCGGGCGCGGTCCGCTACGTCGGCGACGTGCTCGGCACGGCCGACGGGACTGACGGTCGCGAGGTCGTGGGCTTCGAGAACCACTCCGGTCGCACGACGCTCGGTGCCGGCGCCGTGCCGTTTGCCCGGGTGAGCCGCGGCTACGGCAACAACGGCGAGGACGGCACCGAGGGCGTCGTGTACCGCGAGGCCGTGGGCACGTATCTGCACGGACCGTTGCTCCCGAAGAACCCGCGCCTCCGTGACCGGCTCATCCTGGCGGGGCTGCGCCACCGCTACGGCGCCGACCTCGAGATCGAGTTCCCGCCGGACCCCATGGCCGACCGCGCCCATTCCGGTGCCGCCGCCGTGGCACGCCGACGTGGACGCAAGCCCGGCCGTTCCCGGAACAGGTCCGGGCGCTCCTAG
- a CDS encoding SDR family NAD(P)-dependent oxidoreductase, translated as MGQLDGHTAVVTGGASGIGRATAQAMRAEGAAVTVIDTDADGAEAVADEIDGAALTTDVTDAEAMSAAIDTAAADMGGLSILFNNAGFSTIGAIDEWDVEEWHRVVAVNLGGVYHGIRAAVPHMMRGGDGRIVNMASISGVRPSAGESAYSAAKAGSAALTANAALEYGPTIRANAVSPGLIRTSLTEPLFELLPGYTDHVVEQTPVKRVGQPADIADVVVFLCSDAARFVTGQNIIVDGGLTLHGAGVDGVLERVRDLMGGTGAS; from the coding sequence ATGGGTCAATTGGACGGTCACACAGCGGTCGTCACCGGCGGCGCATCCGGGATCGGACGCGCGACCGCACAGGCGATGCGTGCCGAGGGTGCAGCGGTGACGGTGATCGACACCGATGCCGACGGCGCAGAGGCCGTGGCCGACGAGATCGACGGTGCGGCACTGACCACCGACGTCACCGACGCCGAGGCCATGTCAGCGGCGATCGACACGGCGGCGGCCGACATGGGGGGTCTCAGCATCCTCTTCAACAACGCCGGTTTCTCGACGATCGGTGCCATCGACGAGTGGGATGTCGAGGAGTGGCACCGGGTCGTCGCTGTGAACCTCGGAGGCGTGTACCACGGGATCCGCGCCGCGGTCCCCCACATGATGCGCGGCGGCGACGGTCGTATCGTCAACATGGCATCGATCAGCGGGGTCCGCCCGTCGGCCGGAGAATCGGCCTACTCGGCGGCGAAAGCGGGCTCGGCCGCCCTGACCGCCAACGCCGCGCTGGAGTACGGCCCGACCATCCGGGCGAACGCCGTGTCACCGGGGCTGATCAGGACGTCGCTGACCGAACCCCTGTTCGAGCTGCTGCCCGGCTACACCGATCATGTCGTGGAGCAGACTCCGGTGAAGCGCGTCGGACAACCCGCCGACATCGCCGACGTCGTCGTCTTCCTCTGCAGCGACGCCGCCCGCTTCGTGACGGGTCAGAACATCATCGTGGACGGTGGCCTCACACTGCACGGTGCGGGCGTCGACGGGGTCCTGGAACGCGTCAGGGACCTCATGGGAGGGACGGGAGCCTCCTGA
- a CDS encoding MurT ligase domain-containing protein, which yields MTPRFPSTGDDARRPASGLTGRQRSAIRLARAAGASSRRLGVGGGAALPGRVAGRLSPDLLEALVSQLGAGVVTVTGTNGKTTTSHLLAALATSAGADPVTNRTGSNLERGVLGALMDAVGRKGVLPRAPDRLGVFEVDEAALVGIFPRVRPRVALFLNLFRDQLDRYAEVDRVVRRWRSMLDEADWSPTRVLNADDPQISQLSGHGDGPVVTFGIDSPEVALDQVEHATDANFCTCGALLDYDHAYMGHVGVWRCDTCGRRREAPDVVATDVTVGDESAGFTLVADGGRHEVALPVTGLYTVYNALAAYASARALGFALEDPAAELARVGPVFGRQERMEIDGREVRLLLAKNPIGLNEVLRALRSADKPLRLVVYLNDNIADGRDVSWIYDADLEQLAGRTEHVVASGTRASELALRLDLAGISPDHTTTDLLGAFDAGLAATPRGERLDLVLTYTAMLEVREKLVRRTSGAQYWKATS from the coding sequence GTGACACCTCGCTTTCCATCCACCGGCGACGACGCGCGCCGTCCCGCCTCCGGGCTCACGGGCCGTCAGCGATCGGCGATCCGGCTCGCCCGGGCAGCCGGTGCATCGTCGCGCCGCCTGGGAGTCGGCGGTGGCGCCGCGCTGCCCGGACGCGTGGCCGGCCGCCTGTCGCCGGACCTGCTCGAGGCGCTGGTGTCGCAACTGGGTGCCGGCGTCGTGACCGTCACCGGCACCAATGGCAAGACCACGACGTCGCACCTCCTGGCGGCACTGGCCACCTCCGCCGGAGCCGACCCCGTCACGAACCGGACGGGGTCCAACCTCGAGCGGGGTGTTCTCGGCGCCCTCATGGACGCCGTGGGCCGCAAGGGGGTCCTCCCCCGCGCGCCCGACCGGCTCGGCGTGTTCGAGGTCGACGAGGCGGCGCTCGTCGGGATCTTCCCCCGCGTGCGGCCGCGTGTCGCCCTGTTCCTCAACCTGTTCCGCGACCAGCTCGACCGCTACGCCGAGGTCGACCGGGTTGTTCGCCGCTGGCGGTCGATGCTCGACGAGGCGGACTGGTCCCCGACGCGTGTCCTCAACGCCGACGACCCGCAGATCTCCCAGCTGTCCGGGCACGGTGACGGCCCGGTCGTGACCTTCGGCATCGACAGCCCCGAGGTGGCCCTCGACCAGGTCGAGCACGCCACCGACGCCAACTTCTGCACGTGCGGCGCGCTCCTGGACTACGACCACGCCTACATGGGTCATGTGGGCGTGTGGCGCTGCGACACGTGCGGGCGGCGCCGCGAAGCACCCGACGTCGTCGCCACCGACGTGACCGTCGGCGACGAATCGGCCGGTTTCACGCTTGTGGCCGACGGCGGTCGGCATGAGGTCGCGCTCCCGGTCACCGGCCTCTACACCGTGTACAACGCGCTCGCCGCCTACGCCTCGGCCCGCGCGCTGGGCTTCGCTCTCGAGGATCCTGCCGCCGAGCTGGCGCGGGTCGGCCCGGTGTTCGGCCGCCAGGAGCGGATGGAGATCGACGGTCGGGAGGTGCGACTGCTGCTCGCCAAGAACCCGATCGGCCTCAACGAGGTGCTGCGGGCACTGCGTAGTGCCGACAAGCCGCTCCGGCTCGTCGTGTACCTCAACGACAACATCGCCGACGGCCGCGACGTGTCGTGGATCTACGACGCCGATCTCGAGCAGCTCGCCGGGCGGACTGAGCATGTCGTGGCGTCGGGTACCCGCGCCTCCGAGCTGGCACTACGGCTGGATCTCGCAGGCATCAGCCCCGACCACACCACGACCGACCTGCTCGGCGCGTTCGATGCCGGCCTGGCGGCGACCCCACGCGGCGAGCGGCTCGACCTCGTGCTCACCTACACCGCGATGCTCGAGGTCCGTGAGAAGCTGGTGCGGCGCACGAGTGGCGCGCAGTACTGGAAGGCGACCTCGTGA